A genomic stretch from Myripristis murdjan chromosome 12, fMyrMur1.1, whole genome shotgun sequence includes:
- the LOC115368612 gene encoding neuropeptide FF receptor 2-like — translation MTHNQGLNTTWEDANLFGSSRLQESPLTHQNITYVDFYLHKPSVAAVFTVSYLLIFLVCMVGNGVVCFIVLRSKNMCTVTNIFLLNLAISDLLVGIFCMPTTLVDNIITGWPFGSVVCKLSGMVQGISVSASVFTLVAIAVDRFRCIVYPFKQRMTIATSKLIIAIIWILAVSIMCPSGVMLQVTKEQRVRIVLRSDNLTRPFYWCRENWPNQKMRKIYTTVLFANIYLAPLSLIAIMYVRIGFTLFKTTMPPLTGSRSGTGDGSSHKGGTRSMENRHSISRKKKRVIMMLLVVALLFILSWLPLWSLMMLCDYASLTEHQYRVINIYVYPLAHWLAFFNSSVNPIIYGFFNENFRRGFQAAFKFQLCSTVIERQRTYSHRIQGNAVLPANIQLPALNGSGLGRRSEVVVNGKCSCQDGACLTGRNDIKDMDLIVEGLEKVSQI, via the exons ATGACCCATAATCAGGGTCTCAACACTACATGGGAGGATGCAAATCTTTTCGGCTCCTCAAGGTTGCAGGAAAGCCCTTTGACCCACCAGAACATAACCTATGTGGATTTCTACCTCCACAAGCCCTCTGTGGCTGCAGTCTTCACTGTCTCCTATTTGCTCATCTTCCTGGTGTGTATGGTGGGCAACGGAGTGGTGTGTTTCATTGTGCTGCGCAGCAAGAACATGTGCACGGTCACCAACATTTTCCTTCTCAACCTTGCCATCAGTGACCTTCTGGTTGGCATCTTCTGCATGCCAACCACCCTGGTGGACAACATTATAACAG GGTGGCCATTTGGAAGTGTAGTGTGTAAGTTAAGTGGTATGGTTCAAGGGATATCTGTGTCGGCATCAGTGTTCACTCTTGTGGCAATAGCTGTTGACAG GTTCCGCTGCATTGTCTACCCCTTCAAGCAGAGGATGACCATTGCCACCTCAAAACTGATCATTGCCATTATATGGATCCTGGCCGTCTCAATCATGTGTCCCTCTGGGGTCATGCTGCAGGTTACCAAGGAGCAGAGGGTCCGAATAGTCCTGCGTTCCGACAATCTCACCCGGCCCTTCTACTGGTGCAGAGAAAATTGGCCTAATCAGAAGATGCGGAAAATATACACAACTGTCCTTTTTGCAAACATCTATCTAGCGCCTCTCAGCCTTATCGCCATCATGTATGTCCGCATCGGCTTCACTCTCTTCAAGACCACAATGCCGCCATTGACAGGCAGTAGGAGTGGGACAGGAGACGGCAGCAGTCACAAGGGTGGGACCCGAAGCATGGAGAATCGTCACTCCATTTctaggaagaagaagagggtaATAATGATGCTGCTGGTCGTGGCTCTGCTCTTCATCCTGTCCTGGCTTCCTCTGTGGTCCCTGATGATGCTGTGCGACTATGCTAGCCTGACAGAGCACCAGTACCGCGTCATTAACATTTATGTGTATCCGTTAGCTCACTGGCTGGCCTTCTTCAACAGCAGCGTCAATCCCATCATCTACGGGTTCTTCAACGAGAACTTCCGAAGAGGCTTTCAGGCGGCATTCAAGTTCCAGCTATGCTCTACAGTAATTGAGCGCCAGAGGACCTATTCCCATCGGATCCAGGGGAACGCTGTGCTCCCAGCCAACATCCAGCTTCCTGCCCTCAATGGATCAGGCTTGGGACGTAGATCAGAAGTAGTGGTGAATGGGAAATGCTCATGCCAGGATGGCGCGTGCTTGACTGGTAGAAACGATATCAAGGACATGGACCTGATTGTGGAGGGCCTGGAAAAGGTGTCCCAGATTTAG